The following DNA comes from Ricinus communis isolate WT05 ecotype wild-type chromosome 10, ASM1957865v1, whole genome shotgun sequence.
AGAATTAAAGTTCCAGTTCTAAAGCTggttcaattaaaaaaatattcattttgtCTTCCATTTTACAGTTTCAACAGTACAGAATCAGTAAAAAGGGGAAGGAAGTTCTCTATCTTTTAGCGAGTCGAATTGTATGTTCAATCGAATATATAGAAGCTAGGCAAGTCTGGATGCTTTGCTAATAGTTATGCCTAATCTAGTTGCCAGAAGCAAGCGTGTGGTGCCCTTGGAGGGAAGAAGTATCAAGCTTTACCAATATAAGCTATAGGCAACTGAGCAAATGCTGCTATATTGTGATACTCATGCCACTGCAACTCAAAAATAGACATACTTGGCACTTTATAAGTCACTACTCATTcttaataatatcataaaaatccaaacagagaaaaatgaaacagatctttaacaaaaataactaGCCAAACATCAATAGTATGTTCTAATGTTTAAACcagacaaaaaaagaaaaaaaatttcctgAATGACATGCAAAATTCCCGTACACTGCCATCTTGTGTGAAATTCTCAACGATTGGCCTTAGCAACTCTTTCAATTTCATCCTTTTTCTTGATAGCGTAACTGAAAAGTAGAGGTACAACTATAAGTAAACACTACAGGTATTACCCATTCAAAAGAtgataaagaatgaaagacGAAAATCCAACCTGTTGGAAGAGCCTTTTGCTGCGTTGATAAGCTCATCGGCCAAACATTCAGCAATGGTCTTGATGTTTCTGAAAGCAGCTTCACGAGCACCAGTTGTAAGGAGATAGATGGCCTGGTTTACACGCCTAAGAGGAGAAATATCAACAGCCTGACGCCTGACAACACCAGCAGAACCAATACGAGTGGCATCTTCCCTTGGCCCACTATAGTAAGATGACAAGAAAATAAGCACCAAACAGATTATCCAACCATTTCCAAGGGTCCTTCAGAAAATGTAAGATATAACTATACCGCAGCACAAGACTATATACTCAATTACAGACCTGTTAACAACAGCATCCACAATAACTTGGATAGGGTTCTGATCAGTCAGAAGGTGGATAATTTCCATAGCGTGTTTAACAATCCTAACAGCCATCAACTTTTTCCCATTGTTTCTACCATGCATCATCAATGAGTTGGTAAGCCTCTCTACAATTGGGCACTGGGCTTTCCTGAAACGCTTTACTGAGTACCTTCCAGCAGTGTGTGGAACATAGGTTGCATGCTTGGCTGGTTGTACACCAATGTAGTCACTCAAGGAAATATCATTCACCTgattcaaaacaaaacagtCAATGCATAATCATACAGATGGTTAACATCATAAAAGAAGTAATCTTTAGACTGACTCTTAACACATCAATTACAAAGAAAATGGCATTAAATACAGCAAATTTAATTTCTGTAgtctaatcaaataaaaggtaaaaaatTCTTCATGGTAGATTGATCAAGTAAAACTCTTATCTATTGACTGAAAGCAAACCAATGGAAATGATTATTGCAAAACCAATCCCTTtcaaatcaaaaaatataaatattacatctCCAAATCATGAAGCAGATCTTATAAGAGCCTATAAGAAGTGCTAAAAATTACAATAGGTCAACCAATTGGGTAATTGCTCAAGGCACAATATTACCAATCATTTACATAACTCATGCACAGTGATTATATAAACAGAAGAGAACACCAAGAGAAACAAACATATGCACATTCCTCTTTGTGTGTGACTAGTTATTTTGAGTACCAATGACAAAATAATGCAAAAGTGAGACCCTGCACATGACAAAGAATTTTTGTACCACGTCTATAAGTTGCTTAACCTCAACAATGAACCAATTATGTCAATCTAAACTAAACTAACTTATTGAGCTTTTACAAGAATgctaataaaacaaaatagaataatttattcaCATTTTCATTAACCAAAATTACGGTTTTACTGCCAATTCAATTGTATCAGCAAGATTTCCCAAGTACAACTTAACTGATCATTTACGTTCTCATGATCACATCcaagttatttattataacaaAACACACAGAAAACATACAATATAAGAACGACACCGTAATAACACAGATCTAGATATACAATTGCTTACAAAAATatacttcaaaaaaaaaatacaaatattaacCTGAACGTCCTCGAAGGTCCAGCGGTTGAACAATTTCACTTCGTTGTAAGGTAGAGTAGGCTCTGAGCTAACCGGAACCGGCGCTGCCGCCACTGCTGCTGCCATTGCTTAcctctaaaataaaaataaataaataaactagaCATTTTATTACAGTTACTAAAACAATAAGATTCAAAAGCGCAAGAGAGAAAGATAACCTGTGATCGGGCAAGCTTGAGATGGAGAAAGAGTGTAATAGAGTAGATATCGTGTTGCGGCTCTGCAACTCGAGTAATAGAGACACAATTTTAacaagaaaccctaatttataCTAGTCCAGATTAGGGTTAGGGGTTTTGTAGGGATTATTTGGTGTGGAGGTGCCTATGATTTCACTGTGAGATTGCGCATAATTGGGCCTGGGCTTTTCTTATATATCTTCCTCTCtttaagttttttcttttattttgtttttatctaATCAAATAAACATTGTTAGGGGTTGTAAACGGCactttttcataaatttatacttCCTTTTTAAAgtgtattttcttaaaaattaaaaatattacttgTTTATTTATGCAACCCTTATTAttgtttcaattataaaatcaagtttatagatataacttaataaattttctaatatataatattaatttataatattttaaagaataacaaaaactaactatttttaaatgtccttaatttattttttaaattttaaaaattatcttaaaaatatttattaatttaattataatattatatttaattaatactatcaatataattgatataactattttttataattataaattattatgtaattaaaaatattaatttgttagtgaatataatatttaaaggtattattttttataattagaatcattatctatttagaaaactaatttattagttaatatgttattaaaatataattaatatactttttagatttaactagaaaattaatcattatctaattaggaatctaattaattattaatatgttatctttttgggttaaattagtatttaattagaaaagtaacttgttaattaataaattaatataaaaaaactataaaataacacataaacttgaatttcatgtgtcaaaataaatacacacatgtcaaaataaaaattttatgtgtcaaaaattaaatatacgtataaaaaatagatttcaaaaattaatatatatattaccaaTAAacttattatctatttttcaaaattcgTCGTTCTTTTATATTAAGCCTATCAAGAGAAAAGTTAAATTACTTCACAAAAATCTTTAATCTGTAAGTACAGaatacttattaaataatataaattaattaattgtaaatgAGTATGCATTAAgcaatcaaaattatttattagattaagaaGACAAAAACAATGTAATAAGTAGACTAATTCGTgggttaaatatttatttcgatctatttgaaaaatatttgaatttagataatatctcttttctttaaatacaTTCa
Coding sequences within:
- the LOC8285751 gene encoding 40S ribosomal protein S5 produces the protein MAAAVAAAPVPVSSEPTLPYNEVKLFNRWTFEDVQVNDISLSDYIGVQPAKHATYVPHTAGRYSVKRFRKAQCPIVERLTNSLMMHGRNNGKKLMAVRIVKHAMEIIHLLTDQNPIQVIVDAVVNSGPREDATRIGSAGVVRRQAVDISPLRRVNQAIYLLTTGAREAAFRNIKTIAECLADELINAAKGSSNSYAIKKKDEIERVAKANR